The DNA window GACCCCCTTCTCCAGCTCCTGTTTCTAACTGTCATCATCATTCTTTTCCTTCACCACCGCCAGCTCGATCGCATAATTCATTTGCAATTTCGCCAGCACCTTCGAAAGATTTGCGAGTGAAGAACCCACCTAGTCCTTCATATTCTCAACCAAGTGAATCTCCTCGCATATCCCCAAAACACCCCCCTTTACCCGTTTCCACTTATAGTTCTAGTCCTAGTCAGAACAGCCCAGTATCAGCGCCTGTTGCCGCATCTCCACTATCGTGTAAGTTTATTACATTCTTTTATTgtgaaaatttccaaaatttcTTTTTCGGGTTCTTGTaagtcaactttttttttttgatttgtgCAGCCTTTGCTATACGTCCTAATTGTGGGGAGATTTTGTTGTTTGCATTGCTTTTGACGTTCATTCTCTTATGAACATGGGAAAAGAACTTTGAAAACTTACAATACAAGTAGTGGAGAGGTTCTGTCATCGACTTGAGGTATGCGTGAAATGGTAAATTCACACGAAATGCAGAAACTTAGACGGGTCAAACCCGAGAGATTGAGGGCAGGCCTcgtttttatttctttcttttcttattaGTAGTGCTGCCTCTGCTTGCTACATTGTAACATGATATGAAGCAGTAGGATGGGATGTTCTTCTTCCTAAAGGGGAATGAGGATTCATTCATTCCTATGTATTGCAAAATGAAAAggaaggaagaaaaaaaagtgtaaaCTCTGAAACCTTAAGTGTACAAAAGAAatggtcttttttttttatgttcatgGAAATATAAAGTATAATGTTTTGAAATGTAAATGTTGCAATTTTTCTTACCTTTTGCTTGCTTGCTTGATTGTTGGATTCTAATCTTCACTTTATTATTAGATATCAGTcttttgtcatttatatttttaataaattagtatatttatttttttttgaaaattttatacatGTTTAAGTTtagctaaaaaaataataataatacattttagtTGGCTAactgatttattttttggaGGATAGTTCAAACTAGCTATATCCTTATGTTAAGCCATTTCAGAAATAAATTcctgaaaaagaaaagaagtttaattcaatttttttgatgTTTGATtgcttttttaatttatagtaattttttgtgtctattaattttgaaatattttgtttatgtatgtatattattttatataaaatttgttacgtgttttttactttatgttgaaaTTATacggaattttaaaagaatgtgTAAAAGTTTGGTTGAtcatttattattgaaattatgtgaatataaatttagactaggatttattgtttatataaataaattattggtaTTTGTATACATGAAGCTTTTACACTAATgtggatttttttattttattttattttaaaattaaaactaactCCACATTAATTGTTATTaggtttaatttaattagttcatAATAGGGTTGAAATGAGTCGACCTAGTCAAcctcgacacgtttaatattcgagttcaaactcatataatattgtctttttgaactttttcgaccataataatatataacatatttattatttattttaatattaaaatctgaaaaaaaaaaatttctatcTTTGCCTCTTATTCTCTGATTAATCTTATTATCGAATTTGAAACATAAATCATCATCTTCTCTTTGTATGTTTCTTCTTAAAACGAACAACCTCTCTTCTCGCACACTTTTCCTATTTTCTCTGTCTTAAGCTCTCTGTTCATTCCTCTCTTCAATAATTGTTCTTTCACCATCAAAGTTgctatttgtatatatattttttttttatttctcaccTGCCTTTCATTGGTTTCTTAATTAACGAAATATATGTTTAtagagaaatgaagaaaatcttagttgtaattttggaacaaatacaataaataaaatataaaggaaTTGATTCTTATAAGTTCTTAAATGGTTGCTAATCAGCTTACATATTTCTGAATGAATGTATTTGAATTAACATTGCCACATTGGTGGCTAAGCTTCAAGTTaagaaatttataaagaaatatgaaATCATTACAACTTTGTAAAGTCTATGGATTGAAGAATGACCCAACAATTGGAAGAAAGGACTTGTCTATGGATTGGAAGGAAGGACTTGTTATtggagttatttaaatttaaatttaaatttaaattttttattatttaaatgattttaaggagataataattatttttgataaaaagacttaaaatattgatatataaataaaataaaaataataatttaaaatataagatattttagtattttggttaatgagtattgtttattgatatataaataaaataaaaataaaaatttaaaatatagattattttaatattttagttaatgatttgaatgatataattgatgagagagaaataaaattatgtttgaattatttaaaaagccCAAACCAAACAAGACCATAGATATGAAACTCAATTATACTTTTTACGGGAACATTTTACAAGAACAATGTATCTATAGATCAAGTtgctcaagttgttgttgagacATTGATCCTTTATGTAACTATTATATGGTTGTCGAGATTGTTATTCGAACCCATACTCCTAACAAGTCATTCCATCAATTGTCCGGCTCAATAAAGCAACACAGATAAATTCTTTATTAGTtaactgttttttattttataatcagcCATAAATAACTACGGACCACATTGAAAATAAATGCAAGCATGGAGAGCTGCGAAACCTGTATCCAATAGCTTTGGATAGCCGAGTGCGAGCAACTCTCGtctttattttactaaaatgaaGGAAACAAAACTAAAACTATTAATTCAAGCTTGAAaactataataaaacaatatgaaCAATGCTTACttctagtttattttctttcattttaatttttttaacttaaaattttaattttgattcaaGTTTTTCGAGTCGAGTTTGAATTTGTAGATAAATATTCAGGTCGAGTTCGAGCACAAACTCGTTCGAGTTAAAGCCGAGCTAATATAAATtgaatcgagtcgagctcaaacCAGCTTGGGCTCGGCTCAAAcactttttaatttcttaacaatattaatacatatatttttttattactttatttggaaacaattatatttatagatatatcCAATAAACCTTAAATACATTGTTGAAGCTtgttttattgagtttttttaattaatattgtcggatgaacaaatatattattttgatttttaattaatataatgttttatttaaattttataaaaaatttaaatattttaattaattaagtaagtaaataaataattaaaatataatataaaaaaagtgttCTTGCTAGAGAAAATACTAAAAGGaatagaaattatattatattatttcttaaaataaatattactacAAATAGCTTTTTCATCTTTTTAACTCCACTCCTCatagtgaaaaaaaaaagagaaaataaaatggGATTCTGATTCCCTACAATCGAATCTATATTCTATATAATTGGTTTATTAATCAGGTCCGTTTATCTTTAATCACATAATTATTCTTGTTGGAATGAAAATCAACGAACATAGCAAGGAGTGTCGCATTAAAAACCGCATTAAAGCACCATTGCCAAATCCCAGAACAACCCGACCCggtaaaatgataataaatcatGACCGTCGAAAGCAAGAACCCAAATACAAACTGCACAATCTGACAATTCGTAACAGCCTTCTTCCATTTCGGTTGTCGTCCGATCGCACATGCAAAATAATAGCAGTACATCAAAACATGCACAGAAGCATTGGTGGCGACACCAATAGGAAACATAGATTGCGGTTTCGACACCCACTGATAACACATGAATATCACGACAGCATGATGATAAACGTGGAGGAATGACAAACGTCGGTTACTCCCGGCGAGTATTATCAGCAACGTGTCGATGAATTCGAGGAATTTCGATAGGTAAAATATGTAAGCCCAAAAAAAGACTGGACCTtttgttggttgagatattggGAAACAAACCGTCCATTTAAAATTTGGCATTTGGGAGATTGTTGAGAGTGTTACACCGATAACCATTGTTAAGGAGATTAGTAGGAGGATTATGTTATGGACGGCGGATATTGGTTTGAGGATTGATGATGGGATTGGAGGGACTGAGAGACGGCGAAGGAAGAAGGTCAGTGAAAGGTAGGAGACGAATGCGATGTTGAGGAAACCGAGGGAGGAAGCGAAGGTTTCGCCTTGACGCCATTGGAATTGGGATATCGTTGGATTGTCTACTAAGAGATAGTGCAATTTGGAGTAAAGATATTTCATTTTGAAGAGGAATAGAGTTTGTTGGATGAATGAGGATGAATAAGTGAAGGAAAAtgggaaatatatatatgtgattttAAGTGGGAAGAGAATGTGACAGTTTTGGGTTATTTCCATGAAATTTCTTATAAAGAGTTGTAATGTGAGGAAATGGAGGTTTCCAAATAAATACATTATAcaactttattaaaattaaattatataaatcttaaccagaaaagaaaatatatatgagaTATGCATATTGactttatttatgatatagaGGAAAATATCAagattaaagtaaattcatttggATTTAGATTTATAtctatattcatatttaatgtTTGCCCATTGctttattatgtattattattattattttttatgttgtaatctaaataaatttgatttaatttgtattttatttatttttaaaaatataattcatattaGAGGACATGCATATCTTTAGATTTTATCTGCctaactatttaaattttagtttttttagattaataatTTGTGGGTTCATTGATAGTAACttgtaatttaataattaagtttggTTGTTTTCATCATAATTAatcaatgttttttaaattaataaagtaaaattgACATTACCAAATAGACACTTGTGGGGTTAAgtttataattgattatttcaagttttttttttggtttcaataataaaacattgtttTGATGAAAAGTAGCTGTTTAAGTTTTTAATtcgttaaattattataatgttctttttatttaaaattaaaattttataaagataaagtaaagaataatttaatatttagaatataatggtatgatatagataaaaaaaaaaagcagataaaattctaaataaaaatacaaacaacCCACTTTAATTGAGTTCACAAATAATATGACCATGtctacataattttttttttgacaaaacaacaagaaaatacataaaatcttaatatataattataatgtgaTGTAAAAACTATAAAATCAAGATAATTAGTTAAGATGAACTCAATGAATGATAATGACCAAAAtgaaattcaattaaaaaaatatataacatgctcacctaaaattaaaatatttatatagagaGTACTAAGGATGCaattgtaacaaaaaaaaaatctctcaaaAGAAGAAATCTTTGAAATGACTTGAGTTGTAATAAATGTCACAAAAATCAATTAAGGCATGccttaattgattttttatcaAAGATTTATTACTATTACTCAATACATAACACTCTAGTAAGTATTATAACAAGGACTATAGTTTTATTTTGAGAATAAATATTAGGTTTCAATATGAAATATAAGTATAATtcactaatataatttaaataacacgaattcaatataaaaaatcattccaaaaaaataaattatatccgCCTAATAATTATGAAAGTCATTTAAGTTTCACATGGGTATATAGTATATACTAAAATGGTCCaatgaatctctcatttataataccaaattattttaatattttaatttaattattttattttaaaataaaaataatttgaaattaattgaatattttaatgtttatatatatatatatatatatatattattaataatggttaaaattaaagataatttaaaaaattatttttaaataataattctattttttattttttaaattttatttaagagtAATCAATATCTCAGCTAGCTTTTAAGGCACTAGGCCTACAAAATAATGTAAtacaaaatcattttaataatatatatttaatattttaactaaattattttaatatataataaaatattttgaaaatatttttaatttgtatatatattttatttataattgttaaaattaatgataatttcaaatatttttttctaaataataattttatttaaaagttttattaagatttaaaattataatttatgtataaatctttttattatacaatttatttacaataattatttaattgctaaataataagtatttagaatcaaatatttatatatatatatatagttgaattCTTAATCtcattaaaacttttaaaataaaatcattagtagaaatatcttattttaaataattcttatttttaataattatatatatatatatatatatataattatatatatatttgaatagttaatcttattttaaaaaaaaaaaatttaaaattaaataataattaaaatatttattatctaaaaataaattttaaaatatgacgTACTTTAACAAAAACATGTAAATTTAAAGAACATTAATTTCTAAACAAATTTTGGATGATGATGAGTAAGATTTTGATAGGAATTAATGTGAATAAGAaccataatgttttttttaaaaataatacaaatattagtTCATATAATCGTACCGACTTCATTTTCTcttgtttattgtttattacTATTTTGGTTAACTTGTTGTTACTATtctgaatttaaatttaatatttatgtggTAAGAGTTATAAACAATGACACCTTCAAGaatcatttacaaatatatattttttaaacaattgcattaataaacaaattgggtccgaattaattattttaacaaatagaggtccaacaatattaaaatcaaGCACATGCAAAAGTCAATTagattaataatatgaatttatgTACCTTACCTGCTCAAGCATATTGGataaatgaaagcaaaagtggtTGCAATAGTGTTGCCAGTTTATTTTCTCTTTAGTtggttatttttttacaattttcataattatacgAGTCAAAATTGAGTTATCGGCTAAACTTGACTGGTATCTCTAACTAATTTTAGTGCCATTTATCTCCGACCGTAAATATTCAATTTCCCAATTGGAATGGTTGAGATCTCGGTCTCCATTTGCACGAACCACATGAAACCTTACATCCTTTTCGGTGCAATGATCATGTTTTTGTCTAATCGACATGGGCAGAAGAAATCAGTGATAGTTATATGATAGTTATATGAACGAAGAAAAGTTGAAAAAGTGATCAACGATGCATTAGTTAAAGAAATTTTAGTTTCTAGTTCAttcttaaattttgatttaaatctTTGAGGTTATACAATGATTTGCTCTTACTTTGATAATGCATATATTGTATgcattgtaaattattttattaatcaatagATTTTATCATAACTATCATTAGATCATAGGATCGATGACAACAATAGAAAATGTTGAATATTATTGTGTTAATTATCACTTTCAATGTGATTTTAATCCCGTTAAAGattgaaaatatgtttctattcttcgacAAATCGTAGCAAGTTCTTGAACGGTTTCAAATGCGGAAAAtacttgctagatttgaagcggcagATAAAGGACTGTAAGACGcaataagtaaataacacaatattttatgaatgttcagaaataaaactcctacgtcactccttatTCTGTTTCCAAAAGTATTTCACTAGaaaactttgatttgtatagtcTCTATACAAATCCAGTAAGAACTCAGGTCTTAACAACTGACTGTTCTGAACTTTTAGCTATCAAactctattgaacagacaacgttttattcaacttacaacactaaaAATACACTCAGgtagtataataaaatatcgCTTAGCTTAACATAGTGATTTTCAGAATCAACTGGAGAGAGAGTACTCAAAGAACTAAGCAATTCAGAGATCACGGAGTGTGGAAGAGAGATAAAAAAGGAGATTTCGTCGTTGTACACAGATGCCGTTTTATACTTGATGCAtgacaacggtcgaatctttctCATAGATACCTGTCAGTTTTCCGAAGGTTGTACGCTAGCTGTACGGGAGAGTACGCAAGAATAATATTCGTTGGAACGTGGCGTACGGGATGATAGTGCACGGAATATTTGTTGGAACGTGGTGTACT is part of the Impatiens glandulifera chromosome 1, dImpGla2.1, whole genome shotgun sequence genome and encodes:
- the LOC124921891 gene encoding putative elongation of fatty acids protein DDB_G0272012, which encodes MKYLYSKLHYLLVDNPTISQFQWRQGETFASSLGFLNIAFVSYLSLTFFLRRLSVPPIPSSILKPISAVHNIILLLISLTMVIGVTLSTISQMPNFKWTVCFPISQPTKGPVFFWAYIFYLSKFLEFIDTLLIILAGSNRRLSFLHVYHHAVVIFMCYQWVSKPQSMFPIGVATNASVHVLMYCYYFACAIGRQPKWKKAVTNCQIVQFVFGFLLSTVMIYYHFTGSGCSGIWQWCFNAVFNATLLAMFVDFHSNKNNYVIKDKRT